From a region of the Dunckerocampus dactyliophorus isolate RoL2022-P2 chromosome 20, RoL_Ddac_1.1, whole genome shotgun sequence genome:
- the hivep1 gene encoding zinc finger protein 40 isoform X2, which yields MPRTKQNNPKNLKDKIEEAQKELKDTSSTKGISGSSRRIEDNIKGLKRKKVVAENKLKKIPKSPVKKPLQLKTPETTHQGRSPKENRPSCSPASNSPSHHPSASPTGKSESQDAQPVEPSPDKGASVTDHERLKQEETKSTSPTHQPADEEEGSLKVAQPKDSNTHDCSIDQIYKDPYHTSAPLDVLLKAMEPDILTLAERKKSFQVSGQPTGELSNMPAVNIGLQSQSHPMQTYYIDKQGNFIGIAAPLQGSVQASTPGEALQPLSFANQHFIPVVSNPEKPSIHMSFNTGPSTITHAPVPSGSNALPKSQPPIVQTCRSLSATVPSPIQVPVTPGNNHVQITTVMNFGAEHISKDQKPKKPGKYVCEYCNRPCAKPSVLLKHIRSHTGERPYPCVTCGFSFKTKSNLYKHKKSHAHAIKLGLIARSESGGGLLPPESDKALGTHSEVEESGDSDEEGSTVDLDPDSSQSSAAALSENSLQSLGTSQGIYGEADSSALFDSVKPTHAQRNHEPKVTAALPKVVVYPVNVSPLRADSPRVTGAAPEQAASQRQREFPTAALRTNMMVLSSLKEIVGTSPSLDTVSEDEDQRCKSPLLSGHAQLQRQQATDFSQQQQAKCLLSPRSLGSTDSGYFSRSESADQAMSPPSPFVKITPPADIDLSKKDIPNAPPVISTVMRVATEQKSQVTEGQMRPPLETKALSLEERISKLISDNEAVVDNKQLDSVKPRRTSLSRRGSIDSPKSYIFKDSFQFDLKPMGRRSSSSSDIPKSPFTPTDKSKPVFLLSVPSQYPPMDCLPITRSNSMPTTPGHSALPLNIAHLAHPLRICHSFDEKSSINDDVFSSAPSTPNPAIHSRTLVRQAAVEDFSTNEGHRLPTVRSMDDGYHALNNSAELMQRSRSFEYSQERQRKFQQNKGTMYECETCRNRYRKLENFETHKKFYCSELHGPKNKPVVVKESDQDVFHVTTQPHLVSRSATGSGLIDQQTSFRKRRKMKSVGDEDDQSPTDTNPPCSVSFDSGQLPTALSSQSFPQHGVMVDIQPKNNQAKLPQIQLIARGASASDSRLSPIRETQLSTSTKGEIQRQGSGTSVIRHTNSLSRPSSFETESTDKGSPLDSKEKDPVKSKTDLSTANSYHDKLSNQKIIEADYGNPRMDHCTDGTLAATGETSTPAHQCRLVRQNNIQVPEILVTEEPDREHEAQTSEPAEKAADQFSWPQRSESLSKLPAEKLPPKKKRIRLAQMDNSSGESSFESSLSRSLSRDSTLSHCSSISASFDREEASRSESPSRGECVSRIPEPQGQPKVFSTLGVPGAMRRAASEQINCTQPSVEISCDYRSKSFDCGNVSPRRGQSPVGQPKGGPITQGAQVPLIERRRGPLVRQMSLKICPDNQQPVRKVITLDKAPFTSANSVNQNRSQPIQIVNRFPMAQPAVLQSGEVPLQRNEQMIQSINLGSPTQQPQIYGLPHPWHQTSRVQVCQKVQQPVSQIIVGCENAQNKLADLEENKCYVPKYQLPFPTQRPTQTFSFTSTRGSHIALPVLTMPIANPILSISKSSDALRNVYTAQPSQKASDIKNKSVVLPVEQHRDSNNPAQPGGIPLPQILITHEQMHTAPSVSSKNTLPATHIVDAETHAAPSIKKDCTQFVNIHNNTGERVSSLGSLHCTQKLAAVALCPQQEPIASSKRMLSPANSLDIYMEKHQKRAKDEHGVACLTDGRSVNYLNSNLSDATRQRKLTLVRQVCTTEPVDSPIETEAPPLPQVKTDTEKDLDDVKPMSPDSTGLEKDTSTVIPEEAGPAVNTSPDCQGSSTPASNSQKTQEKVEEQRWNPIKSPIRPSSFHGGQVKLTTSVSVVNTKDSHRLSFPSLKTTTTFTWCFLMKRKSLHKLQSDLKTSAYAAWAVNPNNPNPLGLPTKVVMSLLDSKHTSKKIHYTSAIRTTGKSDILSYSGKLKDVMPRAPLTQKTLSVEARSKVQTETHSSNESDKEVASKTEPRRIKIFDGGYKSNEEYVYVRGRGRGKYICEECGIRCKKPSMLRKHIRTHSDVRPYHCIHCNFSFKTKGNLTKHMKSKAHSKKCMEMGVPNGLIEDQDAEDSGDRSQVSSADRQDSDGDDSDGPDEEENEDNDEEEEDSQAESGLSTNPSVSASPQHIPSKEAEVPPSALLAQMSISSISQPFAPEPHTSDSQSVPIVNPLSLSRQMSILGSCPSSAPLSCSSLPATTDCNISDTESVHMMSPVSPCRQMSIDYPDCDVPPSPPVPGMGFRPSQEPSFAAHPMATTESGLPVDRSTQTSTSQSPTHVPLQGLSQAPRMETQTHLFSHLPLHSQQPFRSPYSMIPVGGIQLVPAGLAAYSTFVPIQTGPVQLTIPAVSVIHRNASPAPSSSPQPDLQPLVVQEPISNVVPCFPVSQVTDLQGQTLQPVGLETLNLMGLTNAGLTPAQLVPQQGVALQVLAASPTSQSSTSTQTHIPGLQIVNIALPAIIPSLSPLPALSPLSGSSERQGSPDTLGAQSSQTESPSGCMATSPPAPLTHCTSVELTPGSRLSPGRSSPGEHLTQTLERTEGSSRQHPPPKSPAHCVASPKGGGGDAAPTRAPPVSTWQKVMDDYNEVSSDDEDRLVIAT from the exons ATAAAATCGAAGAGGCACAGAAGGAGCTTAAAGACACAAGCTCAACGAAAG GGATATCTGGAAGCAGTCGACGAATTGAAGATAACATCAAAGGCCTGAAGAGGAAAAAGGTTGTTGCAGAGAACAAGCTGAAGAAAATTCCTAAATCTCCAGTGAAGAAACCTCTGCAGTTGAAAACTCCCGAAACTACTCACCAAGGACGATCCCCTAAGGAAAATAGACCTTCTTGCTCCCCTGCTTCCAACAGTCCTTCCCATCATCCTTCAGCATCACCCACTGGGAAAAGCGAGTCACAGGATGCGCAGCCTGTTGAACCATCCCCTGACAAAGGGGCATCTGTCACTGACCATGAAAGGTTGAAGCAAGAGGAAACTAAGTCCACGTCTCCAACACACCAACCagctgatgaggaggagggttCTTTGAAAGTGGCGCAACCTAAAGACAGTAACACCCACGACTGCAGCATTGATCAAATTTATAAAGATCCGTACCACACCAGTGCTCCACTTGATGTCTTGCTAAAAGCAATGGAGCCTGACATTCTTACACTTGCCGAGAGGAAAAAGTCCTTCCAAGTCTCAGGTCAACCCACTGGTGAATTATCGAACATGCCAGCTGTCAATATTGGTCTCCAAAGTCAATCTCATCCTATGCAGACATATTATATTGACAAACAGGGTAATTTCATTGGTATTGCGGCACCATTACAGGGAAGTGTACAGGCTTCTACGCCGGGTGAGGCTTTACAACCGCTCTCATTCGCAAATCAACATTTTATTCCTGTTGTTTCTAATCCAGAAAAGCCAAGCATTCACATGAGCTTCAATACTGGACCGTCAACTATAACTCATGCACCTGTTCCCTCAGGCTCAAATGCTTTGCCAAAAAGTCAGCCTCCAATTGTGCAAACCTGCCGGTCACTCTCAGCAACTGTTCCCAGCCCCATTCAGGTGCCAGTTACACCTGGAAACAACCATGTTCAGATTACTACTGTAATGAATTTTGGTGCTGAGCACATTTCCAAGGACCAAAAGCCTAAGAAGCCAGGAAAGTATGTATGTGAATACTGCAACCGGCCATGTGCAAAGCCCAGTGTGCTGCTCAAACACATCAGgtcacacacaggagaaagacCATACCCCTGTGTAACCTGCGGTTTCTCTTTCAAAACCAAGAGCAACTTGTATAAGCACAAGAAATCCCATGCTCATGCTATAAAACTTGGTCTCATTGCACGCTCTGAATCAGGAGGTGGACTGCTACCTCCAGAATCTGACAAAGCCCTTGGAACTCATTCAGAGGTGGAGGAGAGTGGGGACAGTGACGAAGAAGGTAGCACTGTGGACCTGGATCCAGACTCATCACAGAGCAGTGCAGCAGCCTTGTCTGAAAATAGCTTACAGAGCTTGGGTACATCCCAAGGAATCTATGGTGAAGCGGACTCATCAGCTCTGTTCGATTCAGTGAAACCAACCCATGCTCAGAGAAATCATGAGCCTAAAGTGACAGCTGCACTGCCAAAAGTTGTTGTTTACCCAGTTAATGTTTCGCCTCTAAGGGCAGATAGCCCGAGAGTTACAGGTGCAGCGCCTGAACAAGCTGCTTCACAACGCCAACGAGAGTTTCCAACTGCCGCTCTGAGAACAAACATGATGGTTCTGTCATCTCTAAAAGAGATAGTTGGCACAAGTCCCTCACTAGATACTGTGAGTGAAGATGAAGATCAGCGATGTAAATCTCCACTTTTAAGTGGACATGCTCAGCTTCAGAGGCAACAAGCTACTGACTTTTCTCAACAGCAACAGGCTAAGTGTCTACTCAGCCCTCGTAGTTTGGGAAGTACAGATTCTGGCTACTTCTCTCGCTCTGAAAGTGCTGACCAGGCAATGAGTCCACCCAGTCCATTTGTGAAGATCACGCCACCAGCTGACATTGACCTATCCAAAAAGGATATTCCTAATGCCCCTCCTGTTATTTCTACAGTAATGCGTGTGGCAACAGAGCAAAAATCACAAGTCACAGAGGGACAAATGCGTCCCCCTTTAGAAACAAAAGCCCTCTCGCTGGAAGAAAGAATTTCAAAGCTGATATCTGATAATGAGGCAGTGGTTGACAACAAGCAATTGGACAGTGTTAAACCAAGAAGGACCTCTCTGTCAAGGAGGGGGAGCATTGACTCTCCCAAGTCCTACATATTTAAAGATTCCTTTCAATTTGATCTTAAACCAATGGGACGAAGGTCAAGTTCCAGTTCAGACATCCCCAAGTCACCATTCACTCCCACAGATAAATCAAAGCCAGTGTTTCTTCTCTCCGTACCGTCTCAATATCCCCCAATGGATTGTTTGCCAATAACGAGGAGTAACTCCATGCCGACAACACCAGGACACTCTGCTCTTCCACTTAATATTGCTCACCTGGCACACCCTTTGCGAATATGTCATTCTTTTGATGAGAAAAGTTCAATAAATGATGATGTATTTTCATCTGCACCATCAACCCCCAATCCAGCAATACATTCCCGGACCTTAGTCAGACAAGCAGCAGTGGAGGACTTTTCCACCAATGAAGGGCACAGACTTCCAACTGTCCGCTCAATGGACGATGGATATCATGCTCTAAACAATAGCGCAGAATTAATGCAAAGAAGTCGATCTTTTGAGTACAGtcaagaaagacaaagaaaatttcagcaaaataaaggcacaatgtatgaatgtgaaactTGTCGAAATCGGTACAGAAAGTTAGAGAATTTTGAAACTCACAAGAAATTTTACTGCTCGGAACTTCATGGACCAAAAAACAAGCCTGTTGTTGTTAAAGAAAGTGATCAAGACGTTTTTCATGTGACCACACAGCCCCATTTAGTTTCCAGATCAGCTACTGGATCAGGTTTAATAGACCAACAGACATCATTCAGGAAGAGACGAAAAATGAAAAGTGTTGGAGATGAGGATGATCAATCGCCAACTGACACAAATCCCCCATGTTCAGTTAGTTTTGATTCAGGTCAGTTACCTACAGCCCTGTCAAGTCAAAGTTTCCCCCAGCATGGTGTAATGGTAGATATACAACCCAAAAACAACCAGGCAAAGCTACCTCAAATTCAACTCATAGCCCGAGGTGCAAGTGCTTCAGATTCCAGACTGTCACCAATTCGAGAGACACAGCTCAGCACTTCTACTAAAGGAGAAATACAGAGGCAAGGCAGTGGTACTTCAGTTATCAGACACACCAACTCTCTCAGCAGACCTAGTTCATTTGAGACAGAATCTACAGATAAGGGTTCTCCGCTAGACAGCAAGGAAAAGGACCCTGTGAAATCCAAAACAGATCTATCAACAGCTAACAGCTATCATGACAAGTTATCAAACCAGAAGATTATAGAAGCTGATTATGGGAATCCACGAATGGACCATTGCACCGACGGTACATTGGCAGCAACGGGCGAAACCTCTACTCCTGCCCATCAGTGTCGTCTAGTTCGTCAAAACAACATCCAAGTTCCTGAGATTTTGGTCACAGAGGAGCCTGACAGAGAACATGAAGCACAGACTTCTGAGCCAGCAGAAAAGGCTGCAGATCAGTTCAGCTGGCCACAAAGAAGCGAGAGTTTGTCAAAGTTACCGGCTGAAAAACTTCcaccaaaaaagaaaagaattcgTCTTGCCCAAATGGACAACTCTTCAGGTGAATCCAGCTTTGAGTCAAGCCTCTCACGAAGCCTGAGCAGAGACAGTACTCTCTCACACTGTTCCAGCATTTCAGCCTCCTTTGACAGAGAAGAAGCTTCCCGATCAGAGAGTCCATCAAGAGGGGAGTGTGTCAGCAGAATTCCAGAGCCGCAAGGTCAACCCAAAGTATTTAGCACACTTGGTGTACCTGGAGCGATGAGGCGCGCTGCATCCGAACAGATCAATTGTACTCAACCCTCAGTGGAAATTTCATGTGACTACCGTAGCAAGTCTTTTGACTGTGGCAATGTATCCCCCAGGAGAGGTCAGTCACCTGTTGGACAGCCTAAAGGTGGACCAATCACCCAAGGCGCCCAGGTTCCACTTATTGAAAGGAGGCGGGGGCCATTAGTTCGTCAAATGTCTCTCAAGATATGCCCAGATAATCAGCAGCCTGTTAGAAAAGTCATAACTCTCGACAAAGCTCCATTTACAAGTGCAAACTCTGTAAACCAAAATAgatctcaaccgattcaaattGTCAATAGATTTCCTATGGCCCAGCCTGCTGTCCTACAATCTGGAGAAGTACCCCTGCAAAGAAATGAGCAAATGATCCAAAGTATTAATTTGGGCAGCCCGACACAGCAACCCCAAATCTATGGCCTTCCACACCCTTGGCATCAAACATCTAGAGTTCAAGTATGCCAAAAGGTACAACAACCTGTGAGCCAGATCATAGTTGGTTGTGAGAACGCCCAAAACAAGCTGGCTGACTTAGAAGAAAACAAATGTTATGTGCCCAAGTACCAATTGCCATTTCCAACTCAAAGACCAACTCAAACATTTTCATTCACAAGCACACGGGGATCTCACATAGCTTTGCCAGTTTTAACAATGCCCATTGCCAATCCGATTTTGAGCATTTCAAAATCATCAGATGCACTCAGAAATGTGTACACTGCTCAGCCCAGTCAGAAGGCCTCTGATattaagaacaaatctgttgtTTTGCCTGTTGAGCAGCATAGGGACTCAAACAATCCGGCCCAACCAGGTGGTATTCCATTGCCACAAATCCTGATAACTCATGAGCAGATGCACACTGCTCCCTCTGTCTCCAGCAAAAACACCCTTCCAGCCACTCATATTGTAGATGCTGAAACTCATGCTGCACCAAGTATAAAGAAGGATTGCACTCAATTTGTAAATATTCATAACAATACTGGAGAAAGAGTGTCGTCTCTGGGGTCTTTGCATTGCACACAGAAACTTGCAGCAGTGGCTCTTTGCCCACAACAGGAGCCTATTGCTTCAAGTAAAAGAATGCTGTCACCTGCCAACAGTTTGGATATCTACATGGAAAAGCACCAAAAACGAGCTAAGGACGAGCACGGTGTGGCCTGCCTTACTGACGGCAGATCAGTCAATTACCTTAATTCCAATTTGTCGGACGCGACCAGACAGCGGAAACTTACACTTGTAAGGCAGGTGTGTACGACTGAGCCAGTAGACAGTCCCATTGAAACAGAGGCCCCTCCTTTGCCTCAAGTTAAAACAGATACTGAGAAGGACCTTGATGATGTTAAACCTATGTCACCTGACAGTACTGGTCTGGAAAAAGACACAAGCACAGTTATTCCCGAAGAGGCTGGCCCTGCCGTAAATACCTCACCTGATTGTCAGGGTTCCTCTACACCAGCCAGTAACTCTCAGAAAACTCAAGAGAAAGTGGAGGAGCAGAGGTGGAATCCCATCAAATCACCAATAAGACCCTCAAGTTTCCATGGTGGTCAAGTAAAACTGACCACATCTGTTTCCGTGGTTAACACAAAAGACAGCCATCGCCTCTCCTTCCCAAGCCTAAAGACTACCACCACTTTCACATGGTGCTTTTTGATGAAAAGAAAATCACTTCACAAGCTACAAAGTGACCTGAAGACCTCCGCTTATGCTGCCTGGGCAGTGAACCCAAATAATCCAAACCCACTTGGGTTGCCCACAAAGGTGGTCATGTCGCTCCTTGACTCCAAAcatacctccaaaaaaatccacTACACTTCAGCTATAAGAACAACTGGAAAATCAGACATCTTGTCTTACTCTGGCAAGCTCAAAGATGTCATGCCAAGG GCGCCATTGACCCAGAAGACTTTATCAGTTGAAGCCAGAAGTAAAGTGCAAACAGAAACTCATTCAAGCAATGAGTCAGACAAGGAGGTGGCATCAAAAACAGAACCAAGGCGTATTAAAATCTTTGACGGCGG ATACAAATCCAATGAAGAGTATGTTTACGTACGTGGGCGAGGGCGCGGTAAATACATCTGCGAGGAATGTGGGATCCGCTGTAAGAAGCCCAGCATGTTGCGCAAACATATTCGCACCCACTCTGACGTTCGGCCATATCACTGCATCCACTGCAACTTCTCCTTCAAGACTAAAG GAAATCTCACCAAGCACATGAAGTCCAAGGCACACAGTAAGAAATGCATGGAAATGGGGGTGCCCAACGGACTCATTGAGGACCAAGACGCAGAGGATTCAG GAGACCGCAGTCAGGTGAGCAGCGCTGACCGCCAAGATTCAGACGGCGACGACTCCGACGGCCCTGATGAGGAAGAGAATGAGGACaacgatgaggaagaggaggacagcCAAGCGGAGTCGGGCCTGTCCACGAACCCGTCTGTCTCTGCCAGCCCGCAGCATATTCCATCTAAAGAGGCTGAGGTCCCGCCCAGTGCCCTCCTGGCACAGATGTCAATCAGCTCCATTTCACAGCCTTTTGCTCCTGAACCCCACACATCAGACTCACAATCCGTCCCCATCGTGAACCCTTTGTCCCTGAGTAGGCAGATGTCTATCTTGGGGTCCTGTCCTAGCTCGGCGCCCCTCTCTTGTAGTTCTCTTCCCGCCACGACGGACTGCAACATCTCGGACACAGAGTCAGTGCACATGATGAGCCCGGTGTCACCGTGCAGGCAGATGTCCATCGACTACCCGGACTGTGATGTGCCTCCCAGCCCGCCAGTGCCAGGGATGGGCTTTAGACCAAGCCAG GAGCCCTCTTTTGCTGCTCATCCCATGGCAACAACTGAGTCTGGCTTACCAGTGGACCGCAGCACACAGACCTCCACTTCGCAAAGTCCCACACATGTTCCCCTACAAGGTTTGTCTCAAGCCCCAAGAATGGAGACGCAGACCCACCTCTTCAGTCACCTGCCTCTGCATTCCCAGCAGCCTTTTCGCTCCCCTTACAGTATGATTCCTGTCGGGGGCATCCAACTGGTGCCTGCTGGACTGGCAGCTTATTCTACTTTTGTGCCAATTCAGACCGGTCCTGTTCAGCTCACCATCCCAGCCGTTAGCGTTATCCATCGAAACGCAAGCCCGGCACCGAGCTCTTCACCCCAGCCAGACTTGCAGCCGCTTGTGGTACAGGAGCCCATCAGTAACGTGGTGCCCTGCTTCCCTGTCAGCCAGGTCACTGACTTACAAGGTCAGACATTGCAGCCGGTAGGTTTGGAGACACTCAACCTAATGGGCCTGACCAACGCAGGGCTCACACCCGCCCAACTCGTCCCCCAGCAAGGGGTCGCCCTGCAGGTTTTAGCTGCTAGCCCCACCTCCCAAAGCAGCACCAgcacccaaacacacatcccagGCCTGCAGATAGTAAACATCGCCCTGCCTGCCATCATCCCCTCCCTGAGCCCGCTGCCTGCCCTTAGTCCTCTTTCTGGGTCGTCTGAGAGGCAAGGGAGCCCTGACACACTCGGAGCACAATCATCTCAAACTGAAAGTCCTTCAGGTTGCATGGCCACCTCCCCGCCTGCACCTTTGACACACTGCACCTCGGTAGAGTTGACCCCAGGCAGCAGGTTGAGCCCTGGAAGGAGCAGCCCAGGAGAACACCTCACACAGACTTTGGAGAGGACGGAAGGGTCCTCACGGCAACACCCGCCCCCAAAAAGTCCAGCACATTGCGTGGCATCCCCCAAGGGAGGTGGAGGCGATGCTGCACCGACGAGAGCGCCACCAGTGTCCACCTGGCAGAAGGTCATGGATGACTATAATGAGGTTTCCAGCGACGACGAAGACAGACTGGTTATTGCCACCTGA